The proteins below come from a single Fodinicola acaciae genomic window:
- a CDS encoding alpha/beta hydrolase, which translates to MRSLFAIALAATTLIPLSIPLPPAPALDWRPCARQSPAECATVAVPVDWHRPDGPKMSLAVARRAATDPDARIGVLLFNPGGPGSSPAQDLRDQDYYENFSPDIRKRFDIVGFDQRGTGEAYAVTCDGDLLGQQPPTVPADAGQYAKLLAYNEKLTDNCRRLSGPVFDQADTMTAARDMDAVRAALGVPTVSFLGTSYGTLLGQQYAELFPHRIRTFVLDSNMDHSLDGWGFLRSQTVAGEDAFQFFLQWCDKSSTCALHGQDVGRIFQSLYDKAVAGTLTDPMHEGEKVAPDDLSNAAYYADYEPNFLYLAEWLKALDTGRPPRTAPSEPTGPGGWGAPTFHPDEAIFCADWQLTVSGFDQLTGWRAELARVASHIRRSTVAWGSLVNCLGAGIAVRNPQHALRVADAPPILLVAARHDPHTPYDWTVAVHRRISRSVLLTYDGSAHGNYGPDNPCVTAAVDHYLLSLAAPADGTRCPDIGPDAG; encoded by the coding sequence GTGCGATCACTGTTCGCCATCGCGTTGGCCGCGACCACGCTGATTCCGCTGTCAATCCCGCTGCCACCAGCGCCGGCGCTGGACTGGCGGCCGTGCGCGAGACAGTCGCCGGCCGAGTGCGCGACGGTCGCCGTACCGGTCGACTGGCACCGGCCCGACGGACCGAAGATGTCGTTGGCGGTGGCACGGCGCGCGGCCACCGATCCGGACGCGCGGATCGGCGTGCTGCTGTTCAACCCGGGCGGTCCCGGCAGTTCGCCGGCACAGGACCTGCGGGACCAGGACTACTACGAGAACTTTTCCCCGGACATCAGGAAACGCTTCGACATCGTCGGCTTCGACCAACGCGGCACGGGCGAGGCGTACGCGGTGACATGCGACGGCGACCTGCTCGGTCAGCAACCGCCGACCGTGCCGGCCGATGCCGGCCAGTATGCGAAGCTGCTCGCGTACAACGAAAAGCTGACCGACAACTGCCGGCGGCTGTCCGGTCCGGTCTTCGACCAGGCCGACACGATGACGGCGGCGCGGGACATGGATGCCGTACGCGCCGCGCTCGGCGTGCCGACCGTGTCGTTTCTCGGCACCTCCTACGGCACGCTGCTCGGCCAGCAGTACGCGGAGCTGTTTCCGCACCGGATAAGGACTTTCGTCCTCGACAGCAACATGGACCACAGCCTGGACGGCTGGGGATTTCTCCGCTCGCAGACCGTCGCCGGCGAGGATGCCTTCCAGTTTTTCCTGCAGTGGTGCGACAAGTCGTCCACCTGCGCGTTGCACGGACAGGATGTCGGCCGGATTTTCCAGTCACTGTATGACAAAGCGGTGGCTGGCACGCTCACCGATCCGATGCACGAAGGCGAGAAGGTCGCTCCCGACGACCTGAGCAATGCCGCGTACTATGCCGACTACGAGCCAAACTTCCTCTATCTGGCCGAGTGGCTCAAGGCCCTGGACACCGGCCGTCCGCCGCGGACCGCGCCGAGCGAGCCGACCGGTCCAGGCGGTTGGGGTGCCCCGACATTTCATCCGGACGAGGCGATTTTCTGCGCCGACTGGCAGTTGACCGTGTCCGGCTTCGACCAGCTCACCGGTTGGCGCGCGGAGCTGGCCAGGGTCGCGTCGCACATCCGGCGCTCGACGGTGGCCTGGGGTTCGCTGGTCAACTGCCTCGGTGCCGGCATCGCGGTCCGCAATCCGCAGCACGCGTTACGGGTCGCCGACGCGCCGCCGATCCTGCTGGTCGCCGCCCGGCACGATCCGCACACGCCGTACGACTGGACCGTCGCCGTCCATCGGCGGATCTCGCGGTCGGTGCTGCTCACGTACGACGGCTCGGCACACGGCAACTACGGCCCGGACAATCCGTGCGTCACCGCGGCCGTCGACCACTACCTGCTCAGCCTCGCGGCGCCGGCCGACGGCACGCGCTGCCCCGACATCGGACCGGACGCCGGCTGA
- a CDS encoding PspC domain-containing protein, translated as MDSTTGADTPPPAAPPRPATFSDHVGITRPKQGRIFFGVCAGLAKATNTDPLLWRVILGVLVFFNGVGVLFYLLGILLLAEEGDEVSPLESLVGRGRASLHAAWTILLTIVAGLLAIAMLYGGASTMLLAAAAVIGLALLLRRPPGTPQPVAAPPPAAEPSSTAVTERIAVVATDQEEPQMTTPTYTPPPSYAPHGPFEPPPPPPPPMPSRPPKPPKEPSRLGRVVFFLALIAVGSVAVLVATTRLDWTAYLAIPLGIIGVGLLIGSRYGRARWLIPIGLLLSVALLIGAGINQVVPDLPPTSQLTPVHWTPTTTAQISPTYRGRYGDATLDLRQVDFTGKAVTTSINVSAGELRILLPEKVDVDLDAQVSAGSAQLFGRQYDGLDINSEFQDHGSDGPGGGRLNLRLSVGAGEMEVTREAA; from the coding sequence ATGGACAGCACCACCGGCGCGGACACACCGCCGCCAGCCGCGCCGCCGCGGCCCGCCACGTTCTCCGACCATGTCGGCATCACCAGGCCCAAGCAGGGCCGCATCTTCTTCGGCGTATGTGCCGGATTGGCCAAGGCCACCAACACCGATCCGTTGCTGTGGCGGGTGATTCTCGGCGTACTCGTCTTCTTCAACGGCGTCGGCGTGCTCTTCTATCTGCTCGGCATCCTGCTGCTGGCCGAGGAAGGCGACGAGGTGTCGCCGCTGGAGTCGCTGGTCGGCCGTGGCCGCGCGTCACTGCACGCCGCCTGGACGATCCTGCTGACGATCGTCGCCGGACTGCTCGCGATCGCGATGCTGTACGGCGGCGCCAGCACGATGCTGCTGGCCGCGGCCGCCGTCATCGGCCTCGCGCTGCTGCTGCGCCGGCCGCCTGGCACCCCGCAGCCGGTCGCCGCGCCTCCACCGGCCGCCGAGCCGAGCTCCACCGCGGTGACCGAGCGGATCGCGGTCGTCGCAACCGACCAGGAAGAACCGCAGATGACGACCCCCACGTACACACCGCCGCCGTCGTACGCGCCACACGGACCTTTCGAGCCACCTCCTCCGCCACCGCCGCCGATGCCGTCCCGCCCACCGAAACCACCGAAAGAGCCGTCGCGGCTCGGCCGGGTGGTGTTCTTCCTCGCGCTGATCGCGGTCGGCTCGGTGGCCGTACTCGTCGCCACCACCCGGCTGGACTGGACCGCGTACCTGGCCATCCCGCTGGGGATCATCGGCGTCGGTCTGCTGATCGGCAGCCGCTACGGCCGGGCCCGCTGGCTCATCCCGATCGGCCTGCTGCTGAGCGTCGCGCTGCTGATCGGCGCCGGCATCAACCAGGTCGTGCCGGACCTGCCGCCGACCTCGCAGCTCACACCGGTCCACTGGACGCCGACGACGACCGCTCAGATCAGCCCCACCTACCGCGGCCGCTATGGCGACGCGACGCTTGACCTGCGGCAGGTCGACTTCACCGGCAAGGCCGTGACGACCAGCATCAACGTGTCGGCCGGCGAGCTGCGCATCCTGCTGCCGGAGAAGGTCGACGTCGACCTGGACGCGCAGGTCAGCGCCGGGTCCGCGCAGCTGTTCGGCCGTCAGTACGACGGTCTGGACATCAACAGCGAGTTCCAGGACCACGGCTCGGACGGGCCTGGCGGCGGCAGGCTCAACCTGCGGCTGAGCGTCGGCGCCGGAGAGATGGAGGTGACCCGTGAAGCGGCATGA